In the genome of Saccharomonospora viridis DSM 43017, one region contains:
- a CDS encoding STAS domain-containing protein — protein MTAADVVVHAQGSTIEIRLSGEIDLSNSDAVREKIFASISNHLVAVTLDLSEVSYIDSAGLRVLFALTERLRLLQTKCTMIAPPGSPTRRVLEMTGMNSVAELKP, from the coding sequence ATGACCGCGGCAGACGTCGTCGTCCACGCGCAGGGCAGCACCATCGAGATCCGGCTCAGCGGTGAGATCGACCTGTCGAACAGCGACGCGGTGCGGGAGAAGATCTTCGCCTCGATCAGCAATCACCTCGTCGCCGTGACCCTCGACCTCAGCGAGGTGTCCTATATCGACAGCGCGGGACTGCGTGTCCTGTTCGCACTCACCGAACGGCTCCGGCTGTTGCAGACCAAATGCACGATGATCGCGCCCCCAGGATCACCCACCCGCCGGGTCCTGGAGATGACGGGCATGAACTCCGTGGCGGAACTGAAACCCTGA
- a CDS encoding SIS domain-containing protein, which produces MRDRVRKLLDTIDSQQGELRKAAELVLDAVDGGGIVHAAGAGHSLAMVCETFYRAGGLAAVRPLWDTDVLPLSGALRSSAAERVPGRGRALVERADVRRGDVVVVFSTSGRNPYPVEIAQEALARGVPVIAVTSSVASAAAADRSGTSLAEHATVVLDTNVPAGDVVHPAQAPRTSAVSTIVGAYVWSALLAELDSLAEERGAELPVWTSANVPGGDERNVELVARYSDRIPELSY; this is translated from the coding sequence ATGCGTGACCGCGTCCGGAAGCTGCTCGACACCATCGACTCCCAGCAGGGAGAACTGCGTAAGGCCGCCGAGCTGGTGCTCGATGCGGTCGACGGTGGCGGCATCGTCCACGCCGCGGGGGCGGGACACTCCCTGGCGATGGTGTGTGAGACGTTCTACCGCGCGGGTGGACTCGCTGCGGTCAGACCGTTGTGGGATACCGATGTGTTGCCGTTGTCGGGGGCGTTGCGCAGCTCGGCGGCGGAACGCGTGCCCGGTCGGGGGCGTGCGCTGGTCGAACGCGCCGATGTGCGACGCGGCGATGTCGTGGTGGTGTTCTCCACCAGCGGACGTAACCCCTACCCCGTGGAGATCGCGCAGGAGGCGTTGGCACGGGGCGTGCCGGTCATCGCCGTCACCTCGTCGGTGGCCTCGGCCGCGGCGGCGGACCGCAGCGGCACGAGCCTGGCCGAACACGCCACCGTCGTGCTCGACACGAACGTCCCGGCCGGCGACGTCGTGCACCCCGCTCAGGCACCGCGTACCTCGGCGGTCTCCACGATCGTCGGGGCGTACGTGTGGTCGGCGTTGCTGGCGGAACTGGACAGCCTCGCCGAGGAGCGTGGAGCCGAACTACCCGTGTGGACCAGCGCCAACGTTCCCGGTGGGGACGAACGTAACGTCGAACTCGTGGCGCGTTACAGCGATCGTATCCCCGAACTGTCGTACTGA